Proteins encoded together in one Oncorhynchus mykiss isolate Arlee chromosome 7, USDA_OmykA_1.1, whole genome shotgun sequence window:
- the LOC110528050 gene encoding ETS domain-containing protein Elk-4 isoform X2, with protein sequence MDSSVTLWQFLLQLLLDPTNDQLICWTNEEGEFKLLQAEEVAKLWGTRKNKPSMNYDKLSRALRYYYDKNIIKKVNGQKFVYRFVSYPDILKGDASARPEGEGGAGCSMPLSERGDNNSRDGEGGDRGGGMTVTQGSSTKPSNRNDYIHSGLYTSFTLTSLQNGRQLFKSIKMENPADKMADRKSNTQAQDPPSQQPLLSPSVIKFGTTPPKRSPQISIETPNPPLCPPMGDVVMTHSVLLPQAVCAFEQAKPMESSSLRILNSFSLSELPTRSPSPSMVPDSTQELVIDSDIESISSQPTETQIQGTPTLLLTPSPLLSNIHFWSTLSPVAPLSPATRRQQGTHTLFQFPSVLTPHFHIPTHSLDGTNTPGPLTPDPHKT encoded by the exons ATGGACAGCTCTGTGACCCTGTGGCAGTTCCTTCTCCAGCTCCTATTGGACCCCACCAATGATCAGCTGATCTGCTGGACCAATGAGGAGGGCGAGTTCAAGCTGCTGCAGGCAGAGGAGGTGGCCAAGCTGTGGGGCACCCGGAAGAACAAACCCAGCATGAACTACGACAAGCTCAGCAGAGCCCTAAGATACTACTACGACAAG AACATCATTAAGAAGGTGAACGGGCAGAAGTTTGTGTACCGTTTCGTCTCCTACCCAGACATCCTGAAAGGGGATGCCTCTGCTCGGCCggaaggggaggggggtgcaGGATGTAGCATGCCCCTGTCCGAGAGGGGCGACAACAACTCCCGAGATGGTGAAGGTGGGGACAGGGGTGGAGGTATGACAGTGACACAGGGGTCCAGTACTAAGCCATCCAACCGTAATGACTACATCCACTCTGGCCTGTACACCTCCTTCACCCTCACCTCGCTGCAAAATGGACGCCAGCTCTTCAAGTCCATTAAGATGGAGAACCCTGCAGACAAGATGGCCGACAGGAAGTCCAACACCCAGGCTCAAGACCCGCCCTCTCAGCAGCCATTGCTGTCGCCGTCAGTTATCAAGTTCGGGACCACCCCTCCCAAGAGAAGCCCTCAGATTTCAATAGAAACACCTAATCCGCCATTGTGCCCTCCCATGGGCGATGTCGTGATGACACACTCTGTCCTCCTGCCTCAGGCTGTGTGTGCGTTTGAGCAAGCCAAGCCCATGGAATCCTCGAGTCTTCGAATTCTGAATAGTTTCAGCCTATCAGAGTTGCCCACTCGGAGCCCCTCCCCCAGCATGGTGCCTGACTCCACCCAGGAGCTAGTAATCGACAGCGACATCGAGTCCATCTCCTCCCAGCCCACAGAGACGCAGATACAGGGG acACCCACTCTGTTGCTGACCCCAAGTCCCCTTCTGTCTAACATCCACTTCTGGAGCACGCTCAGCCCGGTGGCTCCCCTCAGCCCTGCCACCCGGCGCCAGCAGGGCACACACACCCTGTTCCAG TTCCCCTCGGTGCTCACCCCTCATTTCCATATCCCCACACACAGCCTCGATGGGACCAACACCCCTGGACCCCTCACCCCAGACCCTCATAAGACATAA
- the LOC110528050 gene encoding ETS domain-containing protein Elk-4 isoform X1, whose product MDSSVTLWQFLLQLLLDPTNDQLICWTNEEGEFKLLQAEEVAKLWGTRKNKPSMNYDKLSRALRYYYDKNIIKKVNGQKFVYRFVSYPDILKGDASARPEGEGGAGCSMPLSERGDNNSRDGEGGDRGGGMTVTQGSSTKPSNRNDYIHSGLYTSFTLTSLQNGRQLFKSIKMENPADKMADRKSNTQAQDPPSQQPLLSPSVIKFGTTPPKRSPQISIETPNPPLCPPMGDVVMTHSVLLPQAVCAFEQAKPMESSSLRILNSFSLSELPTRSPSPSMVPDSTQELVIDSDIESISSQPTETQIQGVQSFCQVSGGEVCVENRDKGGNREMSLSPLCVSGHITGGKARKPPKVLELSTPTLVVTTSDLPPMNLYSPSLPTASLTPALLQTPTLLLTPSPLLSNIHFWSTLSPVAPLSPATRRQQGTHTLFQFPSVLTPHFHIPTHSLDGTNTPGPLTPDPHKT is encoded by the exons ATGGACAGCTCTGTGACCCTGTGGCAGTTCCTTCTCCAGCTCCTATTGGACCCCACCAATGATCAGCTGATCTGCTGGACCAATGAGGAGGGCGAGTTCAAGCTGCTGCAGGCAGAGGAGGTGGCCAAGCTGTGGGGCACCCGGAAGAACAAACCCAGCATGAACTACGACAAGCTCAGCAGAGCCCTAAGATACTACTACGACAAG AACATCATTAAGAAGGTGAACGGGCAGAAGTTTGTGTACCGTTTCGTCTCCTACCCAGACATCCTGAAAGGGGATGCCTCTGCTCGGCCggaaggggaggggggtgcaGGATGTAGCATGCCCCTGTCCGAGAGGGGCGACAACAACTCCCGAGATGGTGAAGGTGGGGACAGGGGTGGAGGTATGACAGTGACACAGGGGTCCAGTACTAAGCCATCCAACCGTAATGACTACATCCACTCTGGCCTGTACACCTCCTTCACCCTCACCTCGCTGCAAAATGGACGCCAGCTCTTCAAGTCCATTAAGATGGAGAACCCTGCAGACAAGATGGCCGACAGGAAGTCCAACACCCAGGCTCAAGACCCGCCCTCTCAGCAGCCATTGCTGTCGCCGTCAGTTATCAAGTTCGGGACCACCCCTCCCAAGAGAAGCCCTCAGATTTCAATAGAAACACCTAATCCGCCATTGTGCCCTCCCATGGGCGATGTCGTGATGACACACTCTGTCCTCCTGCCTCAGGCTGTGTGTGCGTTTGAGCAAGCCAAGCCCATGGAATCCTCGAGTCTTCGAATTCTGAATAGTTTCAGCCTATCAGAGTTGCCCACTCGGAGCCCCTCCCCCAGCATGGTGCCTGACTCCACCCAGGAGCTAGTAATCGACAGCGACATCGAGTCCATCTCCTCCCAGCCCACAGAGACGCAGATACAGGGG gtgcagAGTTTTTGCCAAGTGTCaggtggtgaggtgtgtgtagAGAACAGGGACAAGGGAGGGAATAGGGAGATGAGTTTATCTCCGTTGTGTGTGAGTGGCCATATCACAGGGGGCAAGGCCCGCAAGCCTCCTAAAGTCCTGGAGCTGTCCACTCCTACACTGGTGGTCACCACCTCTGACCTCCCACCTATGAACCTCTACAGCCCCTCCCTTCCCACCGCCTCTCTCACACCTGCATTGCTACAg acACCCACTCTGTTGCTGACCCCAAGTCCCCTTCTGTCTAACATCCACTTCTGGAGCACGCTCAGCCCGGTGGCTCCCCTCAGCCCTGCCACCCGGCGCCAGCAGGGCACACACACCCTGTTCCAG TTCCCCTCGGTGCTCACCCCTCATTTCCATATCCCCACACACAGCCTCGATGGGACCAACACCCCTGGACCCCTCACCCCAGACCCTCATAAGACATAA